The Malus sylvestris chromosome 12, drMalSylv7.2, whole genome shotgun sequence genome contains a region encoding:
- the LOC126594166 gene encoding nuclear transcription factor Y subunit C-3-like, giving the protein MDPQGHNQPQSMGMVGSGAQLTYGSNPYQHNQMVGSPNPGSVSATVGAMQSASQSPGAQLAQHQLAYQHIHQQQQQQLQQQLQTFWANQYQEIDKVTDFKNHSLPLARIKKIMKADEDVRMISAEAPVIFARACEMFILELTLRSWNHTEENKRRTLQKNDIAAAITRTDIFDFLVDIVPREDLKDEVLGSIPRGTVSVGGPADALPYCYMPPQHAPQVGAPGMMMGKPMMDPSMYAQQSNPYMTQPMWQQAPDQQQSPSDH; this is encoded by the coding sequence ATGGATCCGCAAGGGCATAACCAACCCCAATCTATGGGGATGGTAGGTAGTGGAGCTCAGTTGACTTACGGTTCTAACCCTTATCAGCATAATCAAATGGTTGGGAGCCCAAATCCGGGGTCAGTTTCCGCAACAGTGGGAGCTATGCAATCTGCTAGCCAATCACCTGGAGCTCAGCTTGCGCAGCACCAGCTTGCTTATCAGCATATccaccagcagcagcagcaacaacttCAGCAGCAGCTGCAAACTTTCTGGGCAAACCAGTATCAAGAAATCGACAAGGTCACCGATTTCAAGAACCATAGCCTTCCCTTGGCAAGGATCAAGAAGATTATGAAGGCCGATGAGGATGTGAGAATGATATCAGCCGAGGCACCTGTGATATTTGCCAGGGCATGTGAAATGTTCATATTGGAATTGACATTGAGGTCTTGGAATCACACGGAAGAGAACAAGCGGAGGACACTCCAGAAGAATGACATTGCAGCTGCAATCACAAGGACtgatatctttgatttcttggtAGACATTGTCCCAAGGGAGGATCTGAAAGATGAAGTCCTCGGGTCAATTCCAAGGGGTACAGTTTCTGTTGGGGGGCCTGCCGATGCACTTCCATACTGCTATATGCCGCCTCAGCACGCACCTCAGGTGGGGGCTCCCGGAATGATGATGGGTAAGCCTATGATGGATCCGTCTATGTATGCTCAGCAGTCTAACCCCTACATGACTCAGCCAATGTGGCAGCAGGCTCCAGACCAGCAGCAGTCGCCATCAGATCATTAG